Below is a window of Pseudomonas sp. B21-040 DNA.
TGGCGCCGGACACCAGCCCGCGCGGTCCGGATGTGCCGGGTGATCCGGAGGGGGCCTGGGACTTCGGACTGGGTGCCGGGTTTTATCTGAATGCCACGCAGGAGCCATGGTCGCGGCACTATCGGATGCATGACTACGTCGTGCAGGAATTGCCGGCATTGGTTGAAGCCCATTTCCCTGCATCGGACAAGCGTGGCATCAGCGGGCACTCCATGGGTGGCCATGGCGCGCTGGTCTGCGCGCTGCGCAACCCGGGGCGTTATCAATCGGTGTCGGCGTTCTCGCCGATCAACAATCCCATGGATTGCCCATGGGGTCAGAAAGCCTTCAGTCGTTACCTGGGTGAAGACCGTTCGAAGTGGCGTGAATGGGATGCCTGTGCATTGATTGCCGAGGCTGACGAGCAGTTGCCGCTGCTGGTGGATCAAGGCGATCGCGATGATTTTCTTGCCACCCAGCTCAAGCCTGAAGCCTTGCAACAGGCGGCCAAACTGGCCGGTTATCCGCTGACGTTGCGCCTGCAACCGGGCTATGACCACAGCTATTTCTTCATCGCCAGTTTTATCGGCGATCACTTGCAACATCATGGGCGTGCACTAGGCGCCTAATGATCGACAAAGCAGGTAGAATCACGCCCTGACAAAAATCGGGGCGTTTTTTTATGCGTATTGGCCACGGCTATGATGTGCACCGTTTCGCTGAAGGCGATTTCATTACTCTGGGCGGCGTGCGCATTGCACACAGCTTCGGGCTGCTCGCTCACTCCGACGGTGACGTCCTGCTGCACGCCTTGAGCGATGCCTTGCTCGGCGCGGCCGCGCTGGGTGATATCGGCAAGCATTTTCCGGACACCGACCCGACCTTCAAGGGCGCCGACAGCCGTGTGCTGTTGCGTCATGTCGTCGCATTGATTCATGCCAAAGGCTGGAAAGTCGGCAATGTTGATAACACCATCGTCGCCCAGGCGCCGAAAATGGCCCCGCATATCGAATCGATGCGCGCGCTGATTGCCGCGGATCTTCAAATTGAACTGGATCAAGTGAACGTGAAAGCTACCACCACCGAAAAGCTTGGCTTTGTCGGGCGCGAAGAAGGCATTGCCGTGCACTCCGTTGCCTTGTTGCTGCGCGCATGAACGAATCGCAATTGCTTGGCCCGCGGGCCTATGGTGAGGCGCTTGGCACCGCGGTTCTGAAAGCCACGGCAGAAGATTTTCAGGTCGATGAAGTGCTCGATATCCCCCTCAGCGGTGATGGCGAGCATTTGTGGATCTGGGTGGAAAAGCGCGGACTGAATACCGAGGAAGCGGCGCGGCGTATCGCCAAGGCTGCGGGCGTGCCATTGCGCACCGTCAGTTATGCCGGGCTCAAGGACCGTCAGGCGCTGACGCGCCAATGGTTCAGCGTGCAACTGCCGGGCAAGGCTGATCCTGATTTGTCGGCCGCCGAAAACGACACGCTGAAAATTCTCAAGACCGGTCGGCATAAGCGCAAGCTGCAACGCGGCGCTCATTCGGCCAATGGTTTCACCTTGCGCCTGACTCAATTTGCTGGCGACAAAACGGCGATTGAACAGCGACTGCAACTGATCGCCAAGCAGGGTATTCCCAATTATTTCGGTGCCCAACGTTTCGGCTTCGACGGCGGCAATGTGGTCGATGCCCGTGCCTGGGCCGCGCGCAAAGCGTTGCCTGAGCAGCGCAACGTGCGCTCGCGTCTGCTCTCTACGGCGCGCAGTTTTTTGTTTAATCAGGTGTTGGCGGCACGCGTCGCCGATGGTACCTGGCAGCAGGCCCAGGTCGGCGATCTGCTGGCCTTCACCGACAGTCGCAGCTTCTTTCCAGCCGGTGAGGCCGAATGCAACGACCCGCGACTGGCGATACTCGATCTGCATCCGACAGGCCCGCAGTGGGGCGAAGGTGACTCGCCGGCGACCGGCGTTGTCCATGTACTGGAGCAGGAAATCGCCGCTCGCGAAGCGGACTTGCGTGATTGGTTGATTAACGCCGGTATGAGCCACGAACGTCGCATTCTGCGGCTGCCCATTGGTGGGTTGACGTGGCATTATCCCGAGCCTGACATTCTGCAACTGGAATTCGTCCTACCGGCCGGATGCTTTGCCACCGTATTGGTGCGCGAGCTTGTTGATCTGGTGCCGGTGGGGCAGACGGACAGCCCATGCGTATTCTGATTTCTAACGACGATGGGGTAACCGCACCCGGTCTCGCCGCGCTTTATGCTGCGCTGGCGGATTACACCGAATGCGTGGTTATCGCCCCGGACCAGGACAAAAGCGGCGCCAGCAGCTCGCTGACGCTCGACCGTCCGTTGCACCCGCAAACTCTGGCCAACGGCTTTATCAGCGTGAACGGCACTCCCACCGATTGTGTGCACCTGGGCCTGAACGGCTTGCTGGAGCGCGAACCGGATATGGTTGTTTCGGGGATCAACCTGGGCGCCAACCTGGGCGATGACGTGTTGTATTCCGGCACCGTGGCGGCAGCCCTTGAGGGGCGTTTCCTTGAGCGCCCTTCGTTTGCCTTCTCGTTGGTCTCACGACAAGTAGAGAACCTTCCCACAGCCGCCTACTTTGCACGCAAGCTGGTCGAAGCCCATGGCGATCTCGACCTGCCGCCGCGCACGGTACTGAATGTGAACATTCCCAATTTGCCGCTGGACCATATTCGCGGTATTCAGCTGACCCGCCTCGGGCATCGCGCACGGGCCGCGGCACCCATGAAAGTGGTCGACCCCCGCGGCAAGTCCGGTTACTGGATCGCCGCCGCCGGGGATGCTGAGGATGGTGGCCCGGGCACCGATTTCCATGCCGTCATGCAGGGTTATGTTTCTATCACCCCGCTGCAACTGGATCGCACCTTCAATGATGCCTTCAGTAGTCTCGATGGCTGGTTGGAGGGGCTGCGCTAATGTCTCGTGAACAAGACGATATGCTGCGTCGCGGCATCGGGATGACCTCTCAACGGACCCGCGAGCGCCTGATTCAGCGTCTGTATGAAGAAGGTGTTTCCAATGCCAAGGTGCTGGAAGTCATCCGTCGTACACCGCGTCACCTGTTTGTCGACGAAGCGCTGGCCCATCGTGCTTACGAAGACACGGCGTTGCCTATCGGGCACAACCAGACCATTTCCCAGCCCTACATGGTGGCTCGCATGAGTGAGTTGCTGCTGGAGGCAGGTCCCTTGGACAAGGTGATGGAAATTGGCACGGGCTCGGGCTACCAGACAGCGGTGCTGTCGCAGTTGGTCGAACGGGTGTTTTCCGTTGAGCGCATCAAGATTTTGCAGGACCGGGCCAAGGAGCGCCTGGTGGAGCTGAACCTGCGCAACGTGGTGTTTCGGTGGGGCGATGGCTGGGAGGGCTGGCCAGCGCTGGCGCCTTACAACGGCATCATCGTCACGGCAGTGGCCACCGATGTGCCTCAGGCGTTGCTCGATCAGTTGGCACCGGGTGGACGGCTGGTGATTCCGGTCGGCTCCGGCGAGGTGCAACAGCTGATGCTGATCATCCGCGAAGAACAAGGCTTTTCCCGGCGGGTTTTGGGGGCGGTGCGTTTCGTGCCATTGCTCAACGGACCACTGGCCTGAGCATTTGTTTTGGCGCGCTGAATTCTCTTCGATTGGCCGTGTCTTACAGCGGCATCGATTGGTTAAACGGTATTTATCGTCAGTCAGCAAACGTGTGCGCGTCGCGATTTCGCTTCATTAAAGGTAAAGCCTGTTCGGCCCGTTATACTTGCGACATCTCGAGCCGGGACACGGCAAACCACAATTTCAGCCACCACATAGGGAGCGGCGGGTGAGTCTCACAGTCATTGCGCAGCGTATGAGTACAACGAGCTTTCAGCGCCTGGTGACTGGCCTTGTCTTGAGCACCTTGCTGGTCGGTTGCTCCAGCACCAAATCGAGTAGCGTCGGTGTCGTCGATCGCAGTAACGCTACGCCCCAACGTCCGGCAGTGACCACGGGTCAGTATGTCGTTCGGCCAAAAGACACCCTGTTCTCGATCGCTTTTCGCTACGGCTGGGACTACAAAGCCCTCGCCGCACGGAACAACATTCCTACGCCCTACACGATCCATCCGGGTCAGATAATTCGCTTCGATGGTCGCACCGGATCAACGCCGACAGCGGTGGCCAACGCATCCGATTCGGCGCCTTCGTCGTCGAGTAAAACCACGATAATCCGACGTCAGGCGAATGGCGTAACTACGACGACAACGGTGGTTGCACCGTCCGTCGCCAGCAAGCCGGCACCCGCTCCATTGCCGCCTGCGGGACCGGCCCCGACCGGCTGGGGATGGCCATCTAATGGCATTCTGATTGGAAAATTCTCTTCAAACGGTAGTTTGAATAAAGGAATTGATATCGCCGGAGATTTGGGACAGCCTGTTTTAGCTGCGTCTGATGGGACGGTGGTATACGCCGGGAGTGGCTTAAGGGGCTACGGCGAATTAGTCATCATCAAACACAGCGATACCTACGTTAGTGCCTACGGACATAACCGCAGGCTGTTGGTTCGGGAGGGGCAGCAGGTCAAGGTCGGACAGACAATTGCCGAAATGGGGTCAACGGGTACAGACCGGGTGAAACTGCATTTTGAGATTCGCCGGCAAGGTAAACCTGTAGATCCGCTGCAATTCCTGCCACGTCGTTGATTTGTTAGCCAGCCTGTTCCGTCACGTAGAGGGAACAGGCTCCAGCGTTGCCAAGGATAAAGGCGCCGCTTGAGCTTGAGGTCGAACTCACCAAAGGACTATAACAATGGCTCTCAGTAAAGAAGTGCCGGAGTTTGACATCGACGATGAGGTTCTCCTGATGGAGACCGGCATCGGGACGGATTCGATGTCGAATGATGAAGGGGCAGCTCCACCTTCCGTTCGTGCCAAATCCAAACACTCCGCTTCGCTAAAGCAGCACAAGTACATCGATTACACGCGGGCACTGGATGCCACGCAGTTGTACCTCAATGAAATCGGCTTTTCCCCATTGCTCTCCCCGGAAGAAGAAGTTCATTTTGCGCGCCTGTCGCAAAGTGGCGATCCGGCCGGGCGCAAGCGCATGATTGAAAGCAACCTGCGGCTGGTGGTTAAAATCGCCCGGCGTTACGTCAATCGTGGGCTGTCGCTGCTGGACCTGATCGAAGAGGGTAACCTCGGCTTGATTCGGGCAGTGGAGAAGTTCGACCCTGAACGCGGCTTCCGCTTTTCGACCTACGCAACCTGGTGGATTCGTCAGACCATCGAGCGCGCGATCATGAATCAGACCCGGACCATCCGGTTGCCGATCCATGTGGTCAAGGAGCTTAACGTGTACCTGCGGGCTGCACGGGAGCTGACTCAAAAGCTCGATCATGAACCC
It encodes the following:
- the surE gene encoding 5'/3'-nucleotidase SurE is translated as MRILISNDDGVTAPGLAALYAALADYTECVVIAPDQDKSGASSSLTLDRPLHPQTLANGFISVNGTPTDCVHLGLNGLLEREPDMVVSGINLGANLGDDVLYSGTVAAALEGRFLERPSFAFSLVSRQVENLPTAAYFARKLVEAHGDLDLPPRTVLNVNIPNLPLDHIRGIQLTRLGHRARAAAPMKVVDPRGKSGYWIAAAGDAEDGGPGTDFHAVMQGYVSITPLQLDRTFNDAFSSLDGWLEGLR
- the fghA gene encoding S-formylglutathione hydrolase; the protein is MSLENISCQKSFGGWHKRYRHRSDVLGCDMVFAVYLPPQAEQGGKLPVLYWLSGLTCTDENFMQKAGAMRMAAELGLIIVAPDTSPRGPDVPGDPEGAWDFGLGAGFYLNATQEPWSRHYRMHDYVVQELPALVEAHFPASDKRGISGHSMGGHGALVCALRNPGRYQSVSAFSPINNPMDCPWGQKAFSRYLGEDRSKWREWDACALIAEADEQLPLLVDQGDRDDFLATQLKPEALQQAAKLAGYPLTLRLQPGYDHSYFFIASFIGDHLQHHGRALGA
- the ispF gene encoding 2-C-methyl-D-erythritol 2,4-cyclodiphosphate synthase, with translation MRIGHGYDVHRFAEGDFITLGGVRIAHSFGLLAHSDGDVLLHALSDALLGAAALGDIGKHFPDTDPTFKGADSRVLLRHVVALIHAKGWKVGNVDNTIVAQAPKMAPHIESMRALIAADLQIELDQVNVKATTTEKLGFVGREEGIAVHSVALLLRA
- a CDS encoding peptidoglycan DD-metalloendopeptidase family protein, whose protein sequence is MSLTVIAQRMSTTSFQRLVTGLVLSTLLVGCSSTKSSSVGVVDRSNATPQRPAVTTGQYVVRPKDTLFSIAFRYGWDYKALAARNNIPTPYTIHPGQIIRFDGRTGSTPTAVANASDSAPSSSSKTTIIRRQANGVTTTTTVVAPSVASKPAPAPLPPAGPAPTGWGWPSNGILIGKFSSNGSLNKGIDIAGDLGQPVLAASDGTVVYAGSGLRGYGELVIIKHSDTYVSAYGHNRRLLVREGQQVKVGQTIAEMGSTGTDRVKLHFEIRRQGKPVDPLQFLPRR
- the truD gene encoding tRNA pseudouridine(13) synthase TruD, which produces MNESQLLGPRAYGEALGTAVLKATAEDFQVDEVLDIPLSGDGEHLWIWVEKRGLNTEEAARRIAKAAGVPLRTVSYAGLKDRQALTRQWFSVQLPGKADPDLSAAENDTLKILKTGRHKRKLQRGAHSANGFTLRLTQFAGDKTAIEQRLQLIAKQGIPNYFGAQRFGFDGGNVVDARAWAARKALPEQRNVRSRLLSTARSFLFNQVLAARVADGTWQQAQVGDLLAFTDSRSFFPAGEAECNDPRLAILDLHPTGPQWGEGDSPATGVVHVLEQEIAAREADLRDWLINAGMSHERRILRLPIGGLTWHYPEPDILQLEFVLPAGCFATVLVRELVDLVPVGQTDSPCVF
- the rpoS gene encoding RNA polymerase sigma factor RpoS, whose translation is MALSKEVPEFDIDDEVLLMETGIGTDSMSNDEGAAPPSVRAKSKHSASLKQHKYIDYTRALDATQLYLNEIGFSPLLSPEEEVHFARLSQSGDPAGRKRMIESNLRLVVKIARRYVNRGLSLLDLIEEGNLGLIRAVEKFDPERGFRFSTYATWWIRQTIERAIMNQTRTIRLPIHVVKELNVYLRAARELTQKLDHEPSPEEIANLLEKPVGEVKRMLGLNERVSSVDVSLGPDSDKTLLDTLTDDRPTDPCELLQDDDLSQSIDQWLSELTDKQREVVVRRFGLRGHESSTLEDVGLEIGLTRERVRQIQVEGLKRLREILEKNGLSSESLFQ
- a CDS encoding protein-L-isoaspartate(D-aspartate) O-methyltransferase; translated protein: MTSQRTRERLIQRLYEEGVSNAKVLEVIRRTPRHLFVDEALAHRAYEDTALPIGHNQTISQPYMVARMSELLLEAGPLDKVMEIGTGSGYQTAVLSQLVERVFSVERIKILQDRAKERLVELNLRNVVFRWGDGWEGWPALAPYNGIIVTAVATDVPQALLDQLAPGGRLVIPVGSGEVQQLMLIIREEQGFSRRVLGAVRFVPLLNGPLA